In a genomic window of Wyeomyia smithii strain HCP4-BCI-WySm-NY-G18 chromosome 1, ASM2978416v1, whole genome shotgun sequence:
- the LOC129718213 gene encoding O-acyltransferase like protein-like, translated as MAGPRLVALFQFVPLVVSCQFALAASVNEFVPLADYVKLPKLFVYDDFGDCRDANPDGFVYCVVHARILPNTSSELWLNISHISDDFQHFDHARLERGVCIESCETTLQAAGTLAGYDWSPNRTHASIARSCISAQIQSQYGLQIESDVNIYHCYTDSDMHPTLGILEALFYLLLFLLATLVLSSTAYDMREFKRQGYPVSYYLRQLESKRDRLWVAFSIPRNLHRLKDTVGGSIRQDLQFLEAFRCIVMLRVIILHVILAHIKLPQTNTFFIEGIQHRPETIVYIAEFQNYVQTFLSISGMLMTVNFLEHIRKNPDFDLTHAWKKIRSRLYRIVPAYAFVIFLQCALMKRMIDGPLGQHFIGESQDNCRRWWWANLLFINNYIQTEEPCLIQSWYLAVDMQLFIYGVTAMMLIWRWPHLKEHIFRSAFVCALVLPTVASYVFQVTPVMTAHLKNAHHYSRKHDYQYDIYFPFHQNIGVYSFGMLAGFVYHHYRDSRKALLNSTMFRVIFHAALILVILSLSTVYWVLVYRNHIAPILQAIYSTFFKQSWGILTTLIQLALALFSVNSPIKRAFSHPVFGVAGKLSYSIYLIHFTVIELVYGGVMGPVFSNERVVVTYLAQVLLWTLVIGLGLTVLIELPAAAALKELLEQENADKAEVQEIQLPPVMNPPKPVES; from the exons ATGGCTGGCCCCCGATTAGTGGCACTGTTTCAGTTTGTGCCGCTCGTTGTCAGCTGTCAGTTCGCGCTTGCCGCTAGTGTGAACGAATTCGTGCCCT TGGCGGACTACGTTAAGCTGCCGAAGCTATTTGTGTACGACGACTTTGGTGACTGCAGAGACGCGAACCCGGACGGCTTCGTGTACTGTGTGGTGCATGCTCGGATTTTGCCCAACACGTCATCGGAACTGTGGCTGAATATTAGT CACATTTCCGATGACTTCCAGCATTTCGACCATGCCCGGCTGGAGCGAGGTGTTTGTATCGAAAGTTGCGAAACAACACTGCAAGCAGCCGGCACTCTCGCCGGGTACGACTGGAGCCCGAACCGAACCCACGCTAGTATTGCAAGATCCTGCATTAGTGCCCAAATTCAAAGCCAGTACGGTTTACAAATCGAATCCGATGTAAACATCTATCACTGCTACACCGATAGTGATATGCATCCAACACTAG GAATTCTGGAAGCCCTGTTCTACCTCTTGCTGTTTTTACTGGCGACTCTCGTTTTGTCATCAACTGCGTATGACATGCGCGAATTCAAACGGCAAGGTTATCCAGTTTCGTATTACCTGCGGCAACTGGAAAGCAAACGAGACCGACTGTGGGTGGCATTTTCCATTCCTCGGAATCTTCACCGGCTGAAAGATACGGTAGGTGGCAGCATTCGGCAAGATTTACAATTCTTGGAAGCCTTTCGTTGTATCGTAATGCTGCGGGTCATTATACTGCACGTTATTCTGGCTCACATCAAGCTGCCACAAACGAACACCTTTTTCATCGAGGGCATTCAGCATCGTCCCGAAACCATCGTTTACATAGCGGAGTTTCAAAATTACGTGCAAACTTTTCTGTCCATATCGGGAATGCTGATGACTGTCAACTTTTTGGAGCACATCCGGAAAAATCCGGATTTTGACCTCACGCACGCCTGGAAGAAGATCCGCAGTCGGCTGTACCGGATCGTACCGGCGTACGCGTTTGTGATCTTTTTGCAGTGTGCTCTCATGAAGCGAATGATCGATGGTCCGCTCGGGCAGCACTTTATCGGGGAATCCCAAGACAACTGTCGTCGCTGGTGGTGGGCGAATTTGCTTTTCATTAACAACTACATTCAAACGGAGGAACCG TGCTTGATTCAATCGTGGTACCTGGCGGTAGATATGCAGCTCTTCATCTACGGTGTGACGGCCATGATGCTGATCTGGCGATGGCCCCATCTGAAGGAGCACATTTTCCGGAGTGCCTTTGTGTGTGCCCTCGTGCTTCCCACCGTTGCGTCCTACGTGTTCCAGGTGACTCCAGTTATGACGGCGCACCTCAAGAACGCACACCACTACAGCCGGAAGCACGACTACCAGTATGACATCTACTTCCCGTTCCATCAGAACATTGGTGTTTACTCGTTCGGAATGCTGGCCGGTTTCGTGTATCATCACTATCGAGATTCAAGGAAAGCTCTGCTCAACTCCACGATGTTCAGGGTGATTTTCCACGCAGCTCTGATTCTTGTTATTCTAAGCCTATCAACCGTGTACTGGGTGCTGGTTTACCGGAACCACATTGCACCGATTCTGCAGGCAATTTAttctacatttttcaaacaatcgtgGGGCATTTTGACGACATTGATTCAGCTCGCGTTGGCGCTGTTTTCGGTCAACTCACCGATCAAGAGAGCCTTTAGCCATCCGGTTTTCGGCGTTGCCGGAAAGTTATCCTACAGCATCTATCTGATTCACTTCACGGTGATCGAGTTAGTGTACGGCGGGGTCATGGGACCTGTGTTTTCCAACGAACGCGTGGTG GTGACTTACTTGGCACAGGTGTTGTTGTGGACGCTTGTGATCGGACTGGGACTGACGGTGCTAATCGAGCTTcctgcggcagcagctctgaAGGAACTTTTGGAGCAAGAGAATGCAGACAAAGCTGAAGTGCAGGAAATACAGCTTCCGCCTGTGATGAATCCACCGAAACCAGTTGAATCATGA